GCGCGCTGCTCGACACGCCGGCGCGGGTGTGGTCGCTCGGTGCCGCGCTGGCCCTCACCCTGTTCGACGGCGGCGAGCGGCGCGCGCTGGAGGCGGCAGCGCAGGCCCGCTACGACGCCAGCGCCGCCGGATACCGGCAGGCGGTGCTGGACGCGTTCCGGGAGGTGGAGGACGCGCTGGCCGCGCTCGGCGGGCTCGAGGAAGAAGCGGAGGCGGTCGCCGCGGCGGTGAGAAGCGCGCGCGAATCGGAGCAGCAGACGCTCAACCGCTACAAGGCGGGAATGGTGGACTACCTGAGCGTGGTCACCGTGCAGGCGACCACGCTCGGCAACGAGCGCCAGGCGCTCGACGTCTTCGGCCGCAGGCTGGCCGCCAGCGTGGACCTCGTCCGCGCGCTGGGCGGTGGCTGGCCGGGCGACGACGCTCTCCGCCTCGCCGACGGCGAATGAGGGCGTGAAGCGCGGGTCCGCCCTGCGCCGGCGGGCGGGCCCGCGCGGCTCACTCGGTGAAGCTGAAGCGGCCCTCGGCGACGATGCGCTCCAGCGGCAGGCGCTGGTTGGGGCGCTCCTGTTCGCGGAAATCGTCCGGCAGGGTGGCGGCCTCGGCCTGGCGGCCGATGGCGATCGCGATCTGGACCTCGAAACCGGCCGGCACGCCCAGCACCTCGCGCGCCCGGTCGCGGTCGAAGCCGCCGATCGCGCGCGTCCGCCAGCCGGCATGCACCGCCTGGAAGGCGAGGCTGGCCCATGAGGCGCCGGCATCCAGCGCATGGGTGCGCAGCGGCTTGGGGTCGTCCCTGGCCTGGCGCCGGTGGGTGGTCTTCGTGACCAGCACCACCAGTGCCGCGGCCTGTTGCGCCCACAGCCGGTTTCTTTCCGCGAGCAGGTCGAGAAAGCCCGGCCAGGCGGCCGAGTCCCTGCGCGCATAGACATATCGCCAGGGTTGGGAATTATTGCTCGACGGCGCCCAGCGCGCAGCTTCGAACAATCCCAGCAATTCGGATTCCCCGATCGTTTCGCCGGTAAAGGCGCGCGGCGACCAGCGCGCGGTGAATATCGGATCGATTCCGAAGGAGGAAAGTCGCTCGTGCTTGTTTGTCATGAGGGGTTCCATGGCTGTTCGACGATTGCGCGGGCAACCGCGCGATTGCGGCGATTCCCCGGCCGGATGGAAGTAGCAGGCCCCATGCCAGCCGGTATCGTCCGCGCCTGCGGGCGATTGCCCGCCGATCCGGCGCGGCCGTAAGCGGGCGATATTGCGCAGGCTGGTGATTTGGAGCCATGCCTGTCCGGAAATCCACAGCATGCCGGCGATGGCGGCCGTTTCTCGCGGTTGTTGAAATATCCACGATCCGATGTATTGAAAACAGCAGTGGCATCCGCGGCTTTTTCATGTCGCCGATAAGCTTATCGGCAATTCCGGAAAAAACGGCGGAGCGGGGTGGCAATTCCCCGCGAATCGGGAATCGGCAAAGAAAATGGGGAGGATCGTATCGGGTTGGTATGGAGCTTGCTGAATCGGAATTGGTGAATTCTTGTTTCCGGCTCGTTTTTCATCGAATTCCGCGGTGCCTGCTGGTTATCCGACAGCAGCGTCGCGATTCCAGATCCCGATTCATGACAAGCAAAGGAGAGTCCCGTATGAAATTCAAGGAGAAAGCGCTGGCCGGGGAGCTGAAGCGCGTATTTTCCGCTTTGGCGCTGTGCTCGGCCGCCGCTCACGCCGTCGCCCAGGATGCCGCGCCCGGTGCCGCTGCGGCAGCCGGCGCGGGGTCCGATTACGAGGAGGTGGGGCTGAGCGTGGTGAAGGTCACCGCGCAGAAGCGCGAGGAGCTGCTCCAGGACGTGCCCATCCCGATCAACGTGGTCGGCGGCGACGCGATCCGCGACAAGCAGATCAGCGCCTCGACCGACGTCGAGCGCCTGGCGCCGGGCCTGTCGGCGCAGGGGGCGACCAGCCGTACCGGCAAGCCGCGGTGGTTCCTCCGCGGCATCGGCACCAACGACCCCAATTCCAACCACGAAGGTCCGCTCGCGATCTATGTCGACGAAGTGGTGGTCGGCTACCAGAGCCTGCAGAGTTTTCCCCTGTTCGACCTGGACCGCGTCGAGGTGCTCCAGGGGCCGCAAGGCACGCTGTGGGGCAAGAACAATACCGGCGGCGCGATCCACTTCATTTCCAAGCAGCCGGGCTTCAGGACCGACGGCTATGCCAAGCTCGGCGTCGGCAGCTACGGCAGCCGGATCGCCGAGGCGGCCTTCGGCGGCGCGATCCGGGAGGACGTGCTGGCCGGGCGGGCGTCGGTGTATGTCGAAAAGCGCGACGGCTGGGCGAAGAACATCCTGCTCGACGAGAAGGGCCCGCGGCTCGACGACGTGAATGGGCGCTTCCAGGTGCTCGCGCGCTTCAACGACAACGTCGATGCGCTGTTCTCGTGGACCACGCGCAACGTCGAGACCAACAACGTGCCCAGCTACGCGGTCGGCGGCCTGCCCAATCCCGGCAGCGACGTGACGCTGACCGCCCCGGGCGGCGCGCTGACCCAGGGCGGCGGTTCCTACGTCCCGCCCTATGGCGACGACCCCGGCCCCAAGAGCGACTTCTTCGGCGGCGAGGACTACAACCGCAGCAAGCGCGACAGCCTGAGCGCGAGGATCAACTGGCAGCTCGGCGACTACACCCTGACCTCGATCACCGCGCTCAACCTGAGCGACGACAAGTCGCTGAGCCTCGTCGGCGTACCGCTGGACACCACGCTGAACCGGACCAGTTCCAGGGGCGACGGCTCGTCGCGGCAATTCACCCAGGAACTGCGCCTGACGTCGCCGAAGGACCGGGACCTGAGCTGGCTGGTGGGCGCCTACTACTACCGCCTGCAGATCGATACCGGCAGCCGTTCCGCGCGCTTCCAGTCCGGCACCACCCGCGAGCAGTATTCCGAATCCTCGCTGGACCAGTTCTCGACCAGCGCCGCGCTGTTCGGCAACGTGAACTACAAGTTCACCGACAAGGTGTCGCTCGGCGTCGGCGCGCGATACACCCGGGAAACCAAGGAGATCACGCTGACCTCGCTGACGGCGACCGACACCGCCGGCAATGCCAACATCGTCAACTTCGTCAACCAGAACGGCTGGTTCCTGCCGGGCGGCGTGACCGGCTCCGGGGTCGCCGGCGTGGCGCCGCTCAGCCTTTCCGCCAAGCAGGAGAACCACAGGTTCACCTGGGACGTCACGCCGCAGTACCGCTTCTCCGACAACGTCCTGGGCTACGCGCGGATCGCCACCGGCTTCCGCTCGGGCGGCTTCAACCAGTCGATCAGCAACGGCCAGATCATCGAGACCAGCCCGGAACGGCTCATCGACTATGAACTGGGCCTCAAGACGAGCTGGCTGGACGGGCGCCTCGTCGCCAATGGTGCGCTATACCACTACGACATCAAGGACCTGCAGCTCAACATCCAGCGTGCGTACCTGAACACCAGCACCAATACCTACACGACCAGCGCGGCCGGCTCGTCCGACGGTACGGTGACCGGCTTCGAGCTTTCCGTCGATGCCCAGGCGACGCGCGACTGGCACGTCGCCGCCAGCCTCGGCCTGCTGCGCTCGGAGTACAAGAACTTCACGTACAACATCGGCAGCGGCGGCCCCTTCGACGCCAGCGGCAACGAGTTCTACCGCACGCCGCGCACCAGCTTCCGCCTGGACACCGACTACACCTTCCGCTTCGCCAGCGGCAGGCTGATCCTCGGCACCGACTGGACCTACCGCAGCAAGATCTACTTCAACGCCACGGTGCAGGACGATCCGGTGCAGGAACTGCCGGGCTACTGGAAGGGCAACGTCCGCGCGACCTGGCAGGCGCCGAACCGGGCATGGCAGCTCACCGCCTTCGTGAACAACGTGACCGACGTCGACCACGCCTTCCTGCGCCAGATCTACAACCCGAACACCCGTTCCTACCCGGCGAGCTTCGATGCGCCGCGGACCTGGGGGTTGCAGGCGACGGTGAAGTTCTGACCGGGGCCTGACGTTCTCGCCGGGGCGTGCGGCCGCGTTGTCCGCACGCCCCGATTTCGCGTCCGGACGCCTTGGGCTGCGTGCCCGCACCGCAAGGCGGCGGCCGCGTCCTGTTGTTTCGGCAACAGGCGATGTGTGCATGATTCAGCAGCCCGCCGCACGGGGCCACGAAAAAACAAGGGGATACGGACAGACGCGGGGCGGGCGCGGGATTTGCTATAGCCCGCCGGTCGCGCTCCGCGATGCCGGACAGGAACCGAATCCCCGTGCAGCCATCTTCTCTTCAATGAGCAAGCGTTCTTCCGTACCCCCTGCCTCGCAGGCCGCGCCGTCGGACGACCCCGTCGCGCAGGCGAGCGCCGCGGTCGACCTGCGTGCGATGCCGCGGGTGCTGCCGCGCCTCGTCCGGCTCGCGCTCAAGTACCGCTGGCGCTGCGCGCTCGCCGCCGGCGCCGCGCTCGGCGCGGCGGTGTTCAGCCTCATCACGCCGCGCCTGCTCGGCCAGGCGGTGGACGAGGTCTTCCGCCTGCTGGCCGCCGATCCCGGCGGCGACGAGGTGCAGTCGGCGCTGCTGTCGGCGGCGCTGCTGATCGTCGGCACCTGCACGCTGCGCGGGATATTCACCGGCCTGCAGGGCTACCTGGGCGAATCCATCGCCCAGCGCGTCGGCTACGACCTGCGCCTGGCCTTCTTCGACAAGCTGCAGCAGCTCGGCTTCCGCTTCCATGACCGCAATCACTCCGGCGACCTGATCGCGCGCGGCATGCTGGATCTCGAAGGCGTGCGCGGCTTCATCGAATCGGCCGTGCTGCGGGTGCTCGCGCTCGCCCTGCTGCTGTCGGTCGGCGCCTGGCGGGTGCTGCAGGCCGACCTGCTGCTGGGGGCGCTGTCGCTGAGCTTCGTGCCCTTCGTCGTGGTGCGCGCGGCGCGCATGGGCTACGTCCTGCGCCAGACCTGGACGCGCCTGCAGCAGTTGATGTCCGACCTCACCCTGAGCATGGAAGAGAACCTGCAGGGCATGCGGGTGGTGCGTGCCTTCGCGGCGCGAAAACACGAACTCGCGCGCTTCGACCGCGTGGCCGATGCGGCGCTGCGCGTGTCCGACCATCGCTTCACGGTGCGCATGCGATCGATGAGCCTGATGACCCTGGCCTACCACGTCGCGATGGGGCTGGTGCTGGGCGTCGGCGGCTGGCGCATCGCCGGCGGCACGCTGACGGTGGGCATGCTGACCGAACTGCTGGTGTTCATGGCGGTGCTGCAGCAGCCGGTGCGCCAGGTCGGGATGATCGTCAACGCCAGCGCGCGTGCGACCTCGGCCGGCGGACGGCTGTTCGAGGTGCTCGATGCCCGCGACGACGTCGCCGATGCGCCGGAGGCGCGCGACCTGCAGCCCGGGGCGGGCGTGCTGCGCTTCGAGCGCGTCGATTTCGCCTACCGGCCGGGCGGGCGCAAGGCGCTGTCGGACGTCAGCTTCGAGGTTCGCGCCGGCGAACGGCTCGGCATCGTCGGGCCGCCGGGCAGCGGCAAGTCCACCCTGGTGAACCTGGTGGCGCGCTTCTACGATCCCGACGCAGGCCGCATCACGCTGGACGGGCAGGACCTGCGGACCGTCACCCTGGCCTCGCTGCGCCGCGCGGTGCGGCTGGTGCAGCAGGAGAGCTTCCTGTTCGACGCGTCGGTGCGCGACAACGTCGCCTATGCCGAGCCCGGCGTGGCCGACGATGCGGTGCATGCGGCTGCCGGGGTGGCGCAGATCCACGCCCACGTCGCCGGCCTGCCGGAGGGCTATGCCACCCGCGTAGGCGAACGCGGGGTGTCGCTGTCGGGCGGGCAGCGGCAGCGCCTGTCGATCGCGCGCGGCCTGATCCCCCGGCCGGCGCTGATCGTGCTCGACGACGCCACCGCGGCGATCGACGCCAGTACCGAGCGCCAGGTGCACGAGGCCCTGCGCGGAGCGCTGCGCGGCATCACGACGCTGATCGTCGCCCATCGGCTGGGCGCGCTGCGCGATGCCGACCGCATCATCGTGCTCGACGCCGGGCGCATCGTCGAGGAAGGCAGCCATGCGGCCCTGCTGGCGCGGGGCGGGCGCTACGCGGCGCTGTGGCGCCTGCAGTGCGAAGGCGAACGCGACGGCGGCGGCGCGGCCGGCCATGCCCGGCCGCAGCCCGAGGAGGTGGCGCCATGAGGCCGCGGCACGACGTGGCGCCGGCGCGCATCGCCGGCGCGGCCGAGCACGGCGAGGAGATCTTCGAGCGCTTCGACAGCCGCATCGCCCACCGCCTGTGGCGCTTCGTGCGGCCCCACGCGGCGATGCTCGCGGCGACCCTGGCCTCGGTGCTGCTGTTCACCGCGGTGCAGGTCGCGGTGCCCTACACCGTGCGGCATGCGGTCGACGGCGCGCTCGGCCGCTCGGCCCACGACTTCGGCGCGGTGATGGTGGTCTTCGGCGTGCTGGCGGCGCTCTACGCGGTGCTACAGTTCCTGCACGAATGGCTGGCTTCGCGCCTTGCCCAGCGGGTGATCTTCGACCTGCGCCGAGCGATGTACGCCCATCTGCAGGACGTGTCGCTGGCGCTGCTCGACCAGACCCAGGTCGGCCGCCTGATGGCGCGGCTGCAGAGCGACGTCGGCACCCTGCAGGAATTCCTCGAAAGCTCGGTGTCGGCGCTCGGCGACCTGGTGCTGCTGGCGGGCATCGTCGTCGTGCTGCTGTCCATCGACCTCAGGCTGGGCCTGATGACCCTGGCGGTGATCCCGGCGCTGATCGTGCTGCGGGTGATCTGGATGCCGTGGGCGGAGCGCCGCTTCCGGCGCGCGCGGGAGGCGTCGTCGAGCGTGAATGCGGCGCTGGCGGAGAACATCGGCGGCATCCGCACGGTGCAGGAGAGTCGCCGCGAGGCGCACAACTTCGAGCGCTACGCCGAGCGGGCGCGGGACAACCTCGAGGCGCAGGTGGGCTCGGCGCGGGCGTCGCAGGCCATGGTGCCGGTGGTGGACCTGCTGACCGGGGTGGCGCTGGCGATCGTCGTGCTGGCGGGCGGCAGCCAGGTCGTGGCGGGCGGCCTGGGCGTGGGGGTGCTGGTGGCGTACATCTTCTATACCCAGCGCTTCTTCGATCCGATCCGCACCCTGTCGATGCAATACACCACCATGCAGCGCGCGGCGATCGCGGCGCAGCGCATCTTCGAGGTGCTCGACCTGCCGGTGACGATCTCCGACCGGCCCGATGCGATCCGCCTGCGCGACGAGCCGCCGTCCATCGTCTTCGACCACGTCGATTTCGGCTACCGGCCCGGCCTGCCGGTGCTGCACGATCTCTGCCTGGAGGTGGCGCCCTACACCACGGTGGCGCTGGTGGGCCCGACCGGCTCGGGCAAGACGAGCATCACCGCGCTGGTGCGCCGCTTCTACGACGTGTGGTCCGGCAGCGTGCGGGTCGGCGGCCACGACGTGCGCGACCTGGCGCAGGACACGCTGGGCGCGAACGTCGCGATGGTGCTGCAGGAGCCTTTCCTGTTCTCCGGCTCCATCCTCGACAACATCCGCTATGCCGTGCCCCACGCCGGCCGGGAGGAGGTGATCGCCGCGGCGAAGGCGGTGCACGCCCACGACTTCATCCTCGGCCTGCCCGAGGGCTACGACACGATGCTGGGCCAGCGCGGGCGCAACCTGTCGGTCGGGCAGCGCCAGTTGATCAGCTTTGCCCGCGCGCTGCTGGCGCAGCCGCGCATCCTCATCCTCGACGAAGCCACCGCCAACATCGACAGCTTCACCGAGCAGGCGATACAGCGCGCGCTCAAGGTGCTGCTCGCGGGGCGGACC
This DNA window, taken from Thauera sp. K11, encodes the following:
- a CDS encoding nitroreductase family protein, with product MTNKHERLSSFGIDPIFTARWSPRAFTGETIGESELLGLFEAARWAPSSNNSQPWRYVYARRDSAAWPGFLDLLAERNRLWAQQAAALVVLVTKTTHRRQARDDPKPLRTHALDAGASWASLAFQAVHAGWRTRAIGGFDRDRAREVLGVPAGFEVQIAIAIGRQAEAATLPDDFREQERPNQRLPLERIVAEGRFSFTE
- a CDS encoding TonB-dependent receptor, with amino-acid sequence MKFKEKALAGELKRVFSALALCSAAAHAVAQDAAPGAAAAAGAGSDYEEVGLSVVKVTAQKREELLQDVPIPINVVGGDAIRDKQISASTDVERLAPGLSAQGATSRTGKPRWFLRGIGTNDPNSNHEGPLAIYVDEVVVGYQSLQSFPLFDLDRVEVLQGPQGTLWGKNNTGGAIHFISKQPGFRTDGYAKLGVGSYGSRIAEAAFGGAIREDVLAGRASVYVEKRDGWAKNILLDEKGPRLDDVNGRFQVLARFNDNVDALFSWTTRNVETNNVPSYAVGGLPNPGSDVTLTAPGGALTQGGGSYVPPYGDDPGPKSDFFGGEDYNRSKRDSLSARINWQLGDYTLTSITALNLSDDKSLSLVGVPLDTTLNRTSSRGDGSSRQFTQELRLTSPKDRDLSWLVGAYYYRLQIDTGSRSARFQSGTTREQYSESSLDQFSTSAALFGNVNYKFTDKVSLGVGARYTRETKEITLTSLTATDTAGNANIVNFVNQNGWFLPGGVTGSGVAGVAPLSLSAKQENHRFTWDVTPQYRFSDNVLGYARIATGFRSGGFNQSISNGQIIETSPERLIDYELGLKTSWLDGRLVANGALYHYDIKDLQLNIQRAYLNTSTNTYTTSAAGSSDGTVTGFELSVDAQATRDWHVAASLGLLRSEYKNFTYNIGSGGPFDASGNEFYRTPRTSFRLDTDYTFRFASGRLILGTDWTYRSKIYFNATVQDDPVQELPGYWKGNVRATWQAPNRAWQLTAFVNNVTDVDHAFLRQIYNPNTRSYPASFDAPRTWGLQATVKF
- a CDS encoding ABC transporter ATP-binding protein produces the protein MSKRSSVPPASQAAPSDDPVAQASAAVDLRAMPRVLPRLVRLALKYRWRCALAAGAALGAAVFSLITPRLLGQAVDEVFRLLAADPGGDEVQSALLSAALLIVGTCTLRGIFTGLQGYLGESIAQRVGYDLRLAFFDKLQQLGFRFHDRNHSGDLIARGMLDLEGVRGFIESAVLRVLALALLLSVGAWRVLQADLLLGALSLSFVPFVVVRAARMGYVLRQTWTRLQQLMSDLTLSMEENLQGMRVVRAFAARKHELARFDRVADAALRVSDHRFTVRMRSMSLMTLAYHVAMGLVLGVGGWRIAGGTLTVGMLTELLVFMAVLQQPVRQVGMIVNASARATSAGGRLFEVLDARDDVADAPEARDLQPGAGVLRFERVDFAYRPGGRKALSDVSFEVRAGERLGIVGPPGSGKSTLVNLVARFYDPDAGRITLDGQDLRTVTLASLRRAVRLVQQESFLFDASVRDNVAYAEPGVADDAVHAAAGVAQIHAHVAGLPEGYATRVGERGVSLSGGQRQRLSIARGLIPRPALIVLDDATAAIDASTERQVHEALRGALRGITTLIVAHRLGALRDADRIIVLDAGRIVEEGSHAALLARGGRYAALWRLQCEGERDGGGAAGHARPQPEEVAP
- a CDS encoding ABC transporter ATP-binding protein, coding for MRPRHDVAPARIAGAAEHGEEIFERFDSRIAHRLWRFVRPHAAMLAATLASVLLFTAVQVAVPYTVRHAVDGALGRSAHDFGAVMVVFGVLAALYAVLQFLHEWLASRLAQRVIFDLRRAMYAHLQDVSLALLDQTQVGRLMARLQSDVGTLQEFLESSVSALGDLVLLAGIVVVLLSIDLRLGLMTLAVIPALIVLRVIWMPWAERRFRRAREASSSVNAALAENIGGIRTVQESRREAHNFERYAERARDNLEAQVGSARASQAMVPVVDLLTGVALAIVVLAGGSQVVAGGLGVGVLVAYIFYTQRFFDPIRTLSMQYTTMQRAAIAAQRIFEVLDLPVTISDRPDAIRLRDEPPSIVFDHVDFGYRPGLPVLHDLCLEVAPYTTVALVGPTGSGKTSITALVRRFYDVWSGSVRVGGHDVRDLAQDTLGANVAMVLQEPFLFSGSILDNIRYAVPHAGREEVIAAAKAVHAHDFILGLPEGYDTMLGQRGRNLSVGQRQLISFARALLAQPRILILDEATANIDSFTEQAIQRALKVLLAGRTCLVIAHRLATIRDADLIVVLDRGRIVEQGSHARLLARRGLYHRLHASGQGSFDDVAGTA